One Bos javanicus breed banteng chromosome 9, ARS-OSU_banteng_1.0, whole genome shotgun sequence DNA window includes the following coding sequences:
- the LOC133253649 gene encoding olfactory receptor 5D13-like, translated as MDLLRPPNNVTEFAFLGLMQNPHLQKILFIVFLFIFLFTVLAILLIVITISLSPTLSAHIYFFLIYLALTDAFHTSAVTPKMIIPLLYQKRITSWSDSLNQIFLAHFLGGSDIIVLTVMAYDRYVGIYKPLHYTTIMSQKLCSLLVGASYSWGTVCSLTLTHFLSELSFRGNNIINNFVCEQAAFVDVSCSDPYISQEIILVSAMFNEISSLMIILTSYIFIFITVLNMPSTGGHHKPFSTCASHLTAITIFHGTILFLYCVPDSRSSWLMVKVASFFYTVVIPMLNPVIYSLRNKEVKETARKLVNTKLLCQ; from the exons ATGGATCTCCTCAGGCCTCCCAACAATGTGACTGAATTTGCTTTCTTGGGACTCATGCAGAATCCACACCTACAGAAAATACTTTTCATTGtctttctgttcattttcctGTTCACTGTGCTGGCCATTCTGCTCATTGTCATCACCATCTCCCTAAGCCCTACACTTTCTGCTCAcatatatttctttctcatttacttGGCCTTAACAGATGCTTTTCACACATCTGCCGTTACACCCAAAATGATAATTCCTCTGTTGTACCAAAAAAGAATCACCTCCTGGAGTGACTCCTTGAATCAGATCTTTTTGGCACACTTCCTAGGAGGCTCAGACATCATAGTCCTCACTGTCATGGCCTATGACCGGTATGTGGGCATCTATAAGCCTCTGCACTACACGACCAT catgtcCCAGAAGCTTTGTTCCTTATTGGTAGGTGCATCATACTCTTGGGGTACAGTCTGTTCCCTGACTCTTACCCACTTTTTATCTGAATTGTCCTTTAGAGGAAATAATATCATAAATAACTTTGTCTGTGAGCAGGCGGCCTTTGTTGATGTTTCCTGCTCTGACCCCTACATTAGCCAGGAGATCATTTTAGTCTCTGCCATGTTTAATGAAATAAGCAGCCTGATGATTATTCTCACctcctatattttcatttttatcactgtCCTGAACATGCCTTCAACTGGGGGGCACCACAAAcccttctccacctgtgcctcccacctGACTGCCATTACCATCTTCCATGGGACCATCCTTTTCCTTTACTGTGTTCCTGACTCCAGAAGTTCGTGGCTCATGGTCAAGGTGGCCTCTTTCTTTTACACAGTGGtcatccccatgctgaacccagtGATCTACAGCCTTAGGAACAAAGAAGTGAAAGAGACTGCTAGGAAGCTAGTCAATACCAAATTATTATGTCAATGA